Genomic segment of Coffea arabica cultivar ET-39 chromosome 1e, Coffea Arabica ET-39 HiFi, whole genome shotgun sequence:
TAACACTAGAAAAAGGATCAACCTGAAAGACGATACTTGTCAGATGTACATCTAGTCTAGATAAAAGTGGAGAACAATATGACCAGATCATAACAGAACAGCTTTAAATATATCTAATATATTGAACATCATATGAAGTGTACCTCCACGTTTACATCAAGATAGAGAAAAGAACCAGCCCTCCGTCCTCTCAAATGGTTGCATCCCTACGGATTTCAGTGGGAAAAAATTATGCATCCATATTAAAAACTGAATTGAGTATTGATAATACTAAAAGCAATACTGAATCAAATTGTAAAACAGCATCTATGAGGTAGCAAGGGTTGAATCTGATTTCAGGAATAGAAACCAAGAAAGCATCTTTCTATTCTAGTCGTTTTCAGATAGTTAAAATGCTAATGTACTTCCTTTCCACTGATCAAGTAGTTTCATCCCAAAATAAATGgcaaatgcaacaagagaggtAAATGATTGGATTTAAAACTAGGACCAATTTGGCACCAGAGTACAAAAAGGAGCAGAAAGATCACATAGTACTCCCCATAAAATTCTCAACTAAACTTTTTAGAGCAAAATGAAGGTAGAATACTACTAGACATGTttaaaaacttaaccaaattCCAGTAAGACAAAAGGATTAAACACACGTTGCAAAACTGAAGCATATGCACAATCATGCCAAGACATGCAGAGACAAAATCAGTCTTTTGTTCCTTGGACCAACCTTCTGTCAGGAAAATGTGGTCTTCTGACAAAGAGGTGGTGCTGCGAGAAACAAAAATGCAGAGGTTGTGTTTTAAGAACAAATAATGCACAACCTGCAAAAATGGCTTTTAACCAGAAAATACATTCAACAGAAAAGCAAAGTTTGTTTACACCAGCTCTGCATGAGCAATTATTATCTTTAGATTTGCTCACACAATCAACATAATCTTTCCACCAAATAACAAAACCAATAAAACCTACAAGATAACCGGGTACACTCAAAATAACAGAAACATTGGAATCCCCACAAGCTGCACGAGTAACAGGAGTAAATAAACGTAATAGCACATCTAAATCAACCATATTAGACTTATGTCATTCTACATGGTTATTCTGATTGACATACCTTAACTCCTTCAACCTGCAGAATTGCATTTCTATAAGGTTCCATTAGTTGTGATGGTATAGCAGCATCTACCAGTTCCAAGACACTGAAAGAAAATTCAGGAGCACAACAGATTTACAACAGTAAGAAATATAATGTGTTAAGGTGGAGTAATCCAAATAAGTCAATAGAATTTGGCCTTCAAAAGTTCAAAACCTCATCACCTACAATATCTTATAAAGAGAAGTATAtcgaaaaactattttttgacAAGGATTTCTTTTGCTGGATGGGTTTCGGAAATCAGTTACTCAAACAACAAATTATCTTGTAACAGAGCATGGGTATTTGAAGATGCAGCAGTCAGACTAGCACTGATTATAGCTTCAAAATGATAATGGAGACATATACAGATTTTTGGAGGATGTTgattttttaacaaatacagACAAATACAGATTTTTTAACAAGCAACAAACAGCTTCCCACCCAAATCAGGGCAGGAAGGTCTCAAGATATCAGATTGGCAATACTTTTGGAGGATGTTGATGATTTAGCAAATTTGTTTCCAATGTGCTCTTTTTGTTTAGTTGATACACCCTTTTTGTTTAGTTAATACAAATAGTATGGATCTATGTTCCAAGCTCAGCTCATATGCTATGAGCATATATCAGGATAAGGAATGGATCTTTAGAGTTCCTTAGAGCTTCAATGCACACTTTGTATAGGCTTTTGGGCCTTTGTCCACACTAAAGATCTACATATCAACACATTCCATCTTTGAGAGGAAAAAAGTCTTAATGGCTTTGAAACACAATGTTAATGGCTTTCTAGGAGAAACCACATAGTAGTTTCGAAAATCAAACTTTCAATGATTCGCAAGTCAGTTGGGTAAAATGAAAAGGTACAGATATTCAGATTGTGTTTTTCAACAATGAAGCATCAGATTTGCAACCTATATCAATGCAATCTCACATTGTTGCCATTAGTAGCATCAATCatttgaccaaaagattaaatatgCAAGGTCACCTTTCATAACCAGTTTCAAGTCCAGCTTTTAGGATCATGCCAGAGACAACTAGTCCTGCCAAAGGATCAAGGAACCTCACTCCAAGTATGGACCCTCCTGATCTCAAAGGGTAATCCATAGTCATAAAACAGATCATGCAAACATGTTAGATGGTTGAGAAGAGGAGttgaagggaaaaggaaaacgaTTGAGAAGAAAACAAACAGAAACAGAGGGGAATGGAAATTACCAACCCCTATAAGAGCAACTACTGATGAAACAGCATCTGCACGATGATGCCAAGCATTGGCTTTCATTAGCCTGCTGTTAGCCCTTTCCCCAGCCCTCTTGGTAATCCAGTATAACCTTCAATACAGAAACATTCATATAAAACATTGATCAGAAAAATGAAGAGTAAGCATACCTTTATTTATTGTCATAACCAGACACAATTGTTCCAAGAAGGAAAATATTAAGTTGCCATCTAACGAAAGAATCAATCGATCAAAGAGAAGAATTCAAGTTGCCATGTGATGAATCAATTAACAGTCAAGGAGTTTGAAGATAGAGTGCTTCTTCCTAACAATACTGGAGTTCACTTTTGGCCCCAACTAGTTATTCATCAGCATAAAGCACTAGGGAAGCAAATGAAATCTGCAATGTAATGTTGAGATAGATTCATGACTAACAAGAAAAATGGGAATTGCTTGATCTCTGAGGATAAATATAGATAAGCAAGATCTGATGAGCAGTATTTACAACTTGGATGACCACCATACCCTTCTTTAACAGCTATAGACACTATGGTCATGTTCAAAGCTAGGACAGGGTGAGCCATATCAATTCCATGGTGATGTCCACCCTGACCATGTCCATGCATGTGTTCGTGAGCCAATGACTGATTAATAACCTCAGGAGCTGCACACCAAAACCCCTACATATCACATATGAAAATTTAGAGAAGAGATCTAAAAATAGCCAATATCGCTATGATATAATTAAACTCAATGGGTTGCTGCAAAACTAACCCAATTCCCgatttttttcttgaatttcatTTCAGCACCAAGCAAAACTTTCATTTAGAAGCTCATGAAGAATTAGTTACAGAACAAGAACAATACCAGCAAAACATCCACAGCATGCCATGCAATACCTCCAGCAGTAGCCAAAAGCGCAGCTGAAATTCCAAGGGCTCCAAGAGTCTCAAATTTACCATGACCTAAAAGATGGAAGAGTAAGATAAATCCCAATGTCTAACCAAGAAGCTCCTAGACAACAGTTACTGGAATTTAAGAGTTTGGCGTTTATCATCTGTCAAACAGGACATCATCCGAAGTAAACCATAAACTCCATTGGCACCAAATTTGCAAGCTTAGATTCCACTCTTACTTACAGATTTCACTCTTCAAAGAGCATTTGATAAGAACCTACATCTCCCTTTCAAGTATTTACAAAACGCAATAACTACAAGTAAACCGTATCTGCTTCCATTTAATTCCCTGAAGATAACAAGCAGGCTGGCTTCTTTTAACATTCTTAGCTTATTATTCTCAAAGATGACGGGTAATTTCACgtctcaaaaaggaaaaaaaaaatgtaaagtgCATATGTATGTGATAAAAATGGAGTAGGCTGTAGATACAGATCAAAAGTAACCATATGGGTGTTCTTTATCCTTGGGGACCCTTGCAGCTTTAAATGACAACAATGCCACTCCACTGAGAacctaaaaaattaaaaaaaaaaaaaaaacatgtaacATTTATTGTTGGCTCTAACATTGCACAAAAAAGCGACGACCACAACCACCGTCCTTATTAGAGACATAAAAGATTACCACGTCGGAGACAGAGTGAGCGGCATCGGCAATGATGGCGGTGCTACCGGAGAGGTAACCCGTCAAGGCTTTACCAGCAGCCAAGCCGACATCGGAGGCGAGTCCCAGGCGGAAAATCCTCTCGCCTTCCTTGCCGGAGAGGAGGTCGTCTTCATGATCGCGGTGGTGGTCGGAGTGGCCAATGTGCCACCTCTTAGAAATCttaaagttagggttttcagtGTAGGCCAGGGAAGGGTCATTTTGGTAAGGGGAACTGCTGAGTGTGAGAGCTCCAATGACCGGATTGAAGTTGGTAGTACGACCACGACCACCTATACCTAGCAACCATAGGGTTTTCTTGTGGATGATGATGGGACTAGCCAGATTTTTCAATGATCttattctcatttttttttctttttcgttttttttaatTGCTCATCAAAACCGAAATAGTATACAAATATATGATGCAACACACTCTATTATAGTCGGAAACCAACCAACAGAAGGGATTCTCCATTCTCCATTTTCATTCTATCTTCTTTGATTTCCGAGGATTTGGGGAAGATGATGGTCGTAGTAGCGCTAACGGCGTGCCGACGCAGTAGCCAGTAGTGGAAAATCccccccggggggggggggggggacagAAAATAGTCGCGTACAACTTACTGTACAGGTAGTAATTTTCTGTCTTAACGTGGGAGTGATCGGGTGCGGCTAGGGACACGGTGAGGCGTAAGAAACGACCTATCAAACCACATAGCAATAATCGACTTTGGGGTACTTTAGTAAATTGATGGTACAACGCCCATCATATAAATTGATAGAAAATGTTACGATAtgttcaaatggtgaaatcatatatatatatatatatacatgagtttcaaataaaattattagtttaaaatttctatatatatttattaaatagcaTGTGTATAACTACAATTAGCATATTTAGATGAAATTTAATAGagataaattacatgttattcaggtaaaatcaaataaacgTATACATGGGTTTATAGAAAAGAAATTATTCGtatacatgatcaatgagggatgaaaaaatttattttaaaaatatgaaggatggaaaaattcattttttgaaatgtgaggaatgAAGCaactcattttgtaaaatgttagggacgaaaaaattcattttgtgaaatgtgagggactatgaatcatattatgtaaaaatttgatttgagaattttgcccttaaaaattGATCACATACAAGTCATATGGTGGATTCTGGCAAAAACTAGTCAGAAACTTAggtagggatcaaatttggttaatgtgatttgtaagggacgtaaaattataattttaaaagtgagggacgaaaaaagttatcttgtaaaatgtgatagacgttttgaacaattttccctttaaataACGAAGATTGGTTCCGTTTGAATTAGATGttttttggggtatttttaaaaaacaGCACTATAGCATTTCGAACGTGACATACAAGTACTGTACATATCTAttatttctttcccttttagaccaatcattttgacttttatgctttctaataaaaaattttatccGTAAGCTCCTCATTTTATAAATACACGTGTCATGCTATAAAATACACGTGTCATGCTTTAAAAACTGCCTAGGGTCGGAAGGAAGTTCCTACCATAAGGGTATCCCCCGCAAGTCCTGTAAAACTTTCACTCACCATTCCTTGTTACTTGTCTAATCgtgaaaaaatacaaaaaaaaaaaaaaaaaaaaaattcccaccttcgcccccccccccccccccagaAACAATCCCGTGAGCTTGTTTGACTCGcatcttttcctcttttattaATAACTTTGGTGTCCGTGCATCCTTGTTtcaaaaacatcaaaagttcattttaCTTCGCCATGGGTCGGACGCAAGGACATGGGTTGAACCATCTTGGTATTTTCTTCCTACTTATTTTAACCACTAGACTAGAAACAAGGAAGAAGACATCGGTTGAATCATTTACGTAATCAATATATCTTTACTACACCTGTGAAACCAAACGGGTCCCAAAAAAGGGTGCTTCAACGTTCAGACATCCTACAACCAGCACCATCTCCATCTCCCTCGCTTCAATGTACAGTCCCTGAACGCCAATTGAATAACATAATCAATCAGCAGAAAACTTAGCCCACTCCTCCGAAGTCCGAACAAAAGCCCTGGGCTATCTTCTTCTGTCGCGCCATCTCTTGGTCCCACTTATACCCGGATCGTGGTATCCAGAACTAGGAGGATACCCGGCATGCCTATATATTGGCCTTTCTGGTCTATAGCTTTGCCCAGGGTTCACCATAGGTTCCTGGACGTTCCATCCAGGCACGTAGCCATGGGATCTAGTAGGACTATTCTCCGGGCTCCATGATTCAAAGTCCGGCCCAACCATCAAGTCATTTTTCTCCCAAGAACTCCGGGCAACTGGAGCCCTAGCTGATGCTCCGACAAATGCTTCATATTCGTCTGGGGTTACATTATTCTGACGAGAAATAGGATCCAAACCCGGCCTAGGCCTCCAGGAATGAGCCAGCGGAGCCTCTGGTGCATAAGAAGGCTGCATTTGGGTTTGCGGGCGCAGGGGGCTACCTACCAGGGACATTGACGAAGGATTAACCACCATGGCAGGTGCCACTCCATTCATAGAATTTGTTAGTGGAGGTGATCTAGAGAGAGAGGTATTGTTCATGTTTAGCAACAGTTCGGAGGAGGACTTCAGTTGCGCATTTGAGGCATATGCGGGGATATTATGGTGCAAAGAGGAAGTCAGAGGAAGCAACCGCTGTTCATGCGACCCAAGCACTTGAGGTGCCATTTGTTGGGCTAATTGTTGGACAGTTGCTGCCTGTTGGGGTGCCAAAACTGTAGCAGGTAAGACCTGAGGCTGTACCAGGCCGCTGGCTCGAAGCTTCTCCTCTGAAAGAAGAGCATGCGGAATTGCATGTTGTGCCAATTGTGGGAACGTTGTCGACGGTTCAGCAACCATGGCTCCGGTTGGCAGGTTATGTGATTGCACCACGTTACTAGCTGGTACGCTTTCTTGTGAACGGATGGCTGCGGTCCCTGGGATGCCAAGTATTTCATTGGTCAGTGTTGTTTTTTGCTGGGAGAAGGGATTTTTGGCATAGTCTGGCTTCCGTGCACTCTGCaattgcaaaaagaaaaaagtcatATATATATTAGAAATGCACGAGACAGCAAATTCATCAGTCACCCATCCGGAAACCAGAATAATATTTACTGTTAATAATGGAAAATGTTTAGATCAGTGACAGACAGTTTCTACTAGTGCACACAGACAAATGGAAGATGTTTTGTTATTTCTTCTTTAAAGAGTGGCACATCAAACTACAGCTGATTGCTGGTGATGAAGCTTCCATCCAGACCACAACGCCTCAATCCATCATCACGCTGCCAATTTGATTCAATTTACTTTACGGTAACTCTATGATATTTAGTAATTGCCCATCTTTTTTTTCTAACACATTTCGATGCTCATTCAATTATAGAAGTAATATCAGTCCGTTTTTCGGTGCAACAGAGGAACCCATTTGCGTGCATGTGTGGCAAACCCCCTTTCAGGGAGTTTGGTAGCTACAGTTACAACTAGAGCATCCAACAGTCAGCAAGTGAGACGGATGAAGAAGCAATGGAAGTGTAATTTAGATGAGGAAAAATAACCGGAACCAATTTTACTATAAATTTTCCATAAAGTGGTACAAAATGTCTTGAAAGACGCACCGTTACAGGATCACTGGAAGGAGTAGGGGATGGTAGAGAAACTTCAACCTTCTCCTCAGGTTTGCTTTTTCCTGATGAAGCAGTTATATTAGCCAATGAGTTCATCTCATTGGCCTTTATCATATCAAGCAGCTTTATAGTTTCCTCATTTGACAAGTTACCAGCTTGACCAGAAGTCAAGGCAAAAACTAATTCTGGATTTTTAAGCAATGCAGCAAGCAATTCCAGGTCTGGTTCAGGCATACTCCCACCAGCAATCAGGGAGGACGAGTTGCCAGAAGTACCAGCAGTTCGTTCATTTTCACGAGGGGAAACTGAAGCTCCCGGGAATTCACCATCTGGCAATTGCTCAATTGGAATTTCTGCAGTTAACGAGTCATCATAGTCTATTTCTTGGTCCCAAGGTTCCTTGGGATCTGATGGAATCTCCTGGAATGTCTTGTAAACAGTTTCGCGTTCACGATGTATTCTTTTTTTCTGAACTTCTACTTCCTTACTATTCTCCCCAGCACCAACTCTCCAGGAAACACTGATACCTATTTCTGCAGAAAAGGTAAAGTGGGCAGCAAACGCTCAATCTACATGGAATCATGATAAAGAAAGGATAGGCTGACATCAGAATACCAAAACTAACACatcaattcaaatgaaagtaCACCTCTCTTAAAATCTATTCACCAGTAAATAGATTCAAATTCTTGATGGTGATTTGATTCTTTAGTCAAAATCAATGATTGAATTACATTCAAATTAAAATTGCTTTATTCTACCTTTAACCAATAAGGTACAGATGCTAAATGCAGTCATGTTCAACTTATTCAATCTAAACAAGTCAACAGCAATCCCCAGATAACCCTTCCAAAATAACACCACTCTAAAAAACATATAACGCTGGATTGCATGCACAAGAGGACCACCCAAAAAACTAGAATAAGAGGGAACCATCTTCCTATATCAGGAGGACACACCATCAGCCAGGCTCAATTGGGGGATCTTGGACTTGATTATGCAATACGTCCACGTCAATAAGATAAAAGAGCTCAATGATTACTTTGACTTAATCACCTATATTTTGACTGAACCAGTAT
This window contains:
- the LOC113734670 gene encoding metal tolerance protein 2-like isoform X1 encodes the protein MRIRSLKNLASPIIIHKKTLWLLGIGGRGRTTNFNPVIGALTLSSSPYQNDPSLAYTENPNFKISKRWHIGHSDHHRDHEDDLLSGKEGERIFRLGLASDVGLAAGKALTGYLSGSTAIIADAAHSVSDVVLSGVALLSFKAARVPKDKEHPYGHGKFETLGALGISAALLATAGGIAWHAVDVLLGFWCAAPEVINQSLAHEHMHGHGQGGHHHGIDMAHPVLALNMTIVSIAVKEGYGGHPSCKYCSSDLAYLYLSSEIKQFPFFLLYWITKRAGERANSRLMKANAWHHRADAVSSVVALIGVGGSILGVRFLDPLAGLVVSGMILKAGLETGYESVLELVDAAIPSQLMEPYRNAILQVEGVKGCNHLRGRRAGSFLYLDVNVEVDPFSSVSAAHDVGENVRRKIQQSHPEIAEVFIHIEPSSSGIPPVHSATEEDGKSNENPSVSLECSDVEDIVSNILSSKFAEKLTVQRITRHMLQGRILLQIEVTMPPDMLIRDAVKVAEEAEKVIFEAVPNNVSISMQLRLAHATPNLHYEWKESDNGSRVTSP
- the LOC113734670 gene encoding metal tolerance protein 2-like isoform X2; protein product: MRIRSLKNLASPIIIHKKTLWLLGIGGRGRTTNFNPVIGALTLSSSPYQNDPSLAYTENPNFKISKRWHIGHSDHHRDHEDDLLSGKEGERIFRLGLASDVGLAAGKALTGYLSGSTAIIADAAHSVSDVVLSGVALLSFKAARVPKDKEHPYGHGKFETLGALGISAALLATAGGIAWHAVDVLLGFWCAAPEVINQSLAHEHMHGHGQGGHHHGIDMAHPVLALNMTIVSIAVKEGLYWITKRAGERANSRLMKANAWHHRADAVSSVVALIGVGGSILGVRFLDPLAGLVVSGMILKAGLETGYESVLELVDAAIPSQLMEPYRNAILQVEGVKGCNHLRGRRAGSFLYLDVNVEVDPFSSVSAAHDVGENVRRKIQQSHPEIAEVFIHIEPSSSGIPPVHSATEEDGKSNENPSVSLECSDVEDIVSNILSSKFAEKLTVQRITRHMLQGRILLQIEVTMPPDMLIRDAVKVAEEAEKVIFEAVPNNVSISMQLRLAHATPNLHYEWKESDNGSRVTSP
- the LOC113734670 gene encoding metal tolerance protein C1-like isoform X3, coding for MRIRSLKNLASPIIIHKKTLWLLGIGGRGRTTNFNPVIGALTLSSSPYQNDPSLAYTENPNFKISKRWHIGHSDHHRDHEDDLLSGKEGERIFRLGLASDVGLAAGKALTGYLSGSTAIIADAAHSVSDVVMVNLRLLEPLEFQLRFWLLLEVLHGMLWMFCWLYWITKRAGERANSRLMKANAWHHRADAVSSVVALIGVGGSILGVRFLDPLAGLVVSGMILKAGLETGYESVLELVDAAIPSQLMEPYRNAILQVEGVKGCNHLRGRRAGSFLYLDVNVEVDPFSSVSAAHDVGENVRRKIQQSHPEIAEVFIHIEPSSSGIPPVHSATEEDGKSNENPSVSLECSDVEDIVSNILSSKFAEKLTVQRITRHMLQGRILLQIEVTMPPDMLIRDAVKVAEEAEKVIFEAVPNNVSISMQLRLAHATPNLHYEWKESDNGSRVTSP